A window of Methanobrevibacter sp. genomic DNA:
ATTTGCAAAACTCCAAAAAAGGAGGACGCCCTCAAATATGGTTTAATCTTGATGCAATCATATCAATAGGATATAGAATAAACAGTAAAGAAGCAACACAGTTCAGAAAATGGTCCAATAAAATTTTAAAAGAATATATGGTAAAAGGATTTGTCATAGACAAAGAACTTCTAAAAAAAGGTGGAAGATTCACAGAAGACTATTTCGATGAATTATTAGAAACCATTCGAGAAATAAGGGCTTCAGAGAGAAGATTCAATCAAAAAATCACAGACATTTATGCAACAAGTTTCGATTATGACAAAGATGCAGACATCACAAAGGAATTCTTTGCAACAGTACAGAACAAACTGATATATGCAATAAGCAACCATACTGCCGCCGAGATTATAGAAACACGAAGTGATATTGGAAAAACCCGTATGGGATTGACAACATGGAAAAAAGCACCGAATGGAAAAATACTCCAAAGTGATGTAGTCATATCAAAAAATTATTTAAATCAGAATGAATTATCCAGATTAAACAGTTTAGTGGAAGGTTTTTTGAATTTAGCTGAATCCCGTGCAGAAGACAGAATTCCAATGGGTATGAAGGACTGGAAGGAACTGCTGGATGATTAC
This region includes:
- the rhuM gene encoding RhuM family protein, translated to MPEFKLIEKLLYKSEQNDIEAEFLIGNDTLWASRKVVAEIFGTSPQTISYHFKNIISEDELEENEVSISSDKLFKENIEFSKEYLQNSKKGGRPQIWFNLDAIISIGYRINSKEATQFRKWSNKILKEYMVKGFVIDKELLKKGGRFTEDYFDELLETIREIRASERRFNQKITDIYATSFDYDKDADITKEFFATVQNKLIYAISNHTAAEIIETRSDIGKTRMGLTTWKKAPNGKILQSDVVISKNYLNQNELSRLNSLVEGFLNLAESRAEDRIPMGMKDWKELLDDYLKLRRLPILVGKGKISAEEARKHVLEKYEKFRVMQDENFISDFDQMILDIKRLEGK